One Rhodococcus sp. P1Y DNA window includes the following coding sequences:
- the leuA gene encoding 2-isopropylmalate synthase, which translates to MSPADAFTSGSRTITPPSRPAPSDQPVWNTQKNSSMPTYRYRPFAEEVEPITLPDRTWPDKIIDRTPQWCAVDLRDGNQALIDPMSPARKRRMFDLLVRMGYKQIEVGFPSASQTDFDFVREIIEDGAIPDDVTIQVLTQCRPELIERTYLACEGARSVIVHFYNSTSILQRRVVFKADRDVIKKIATDGARKCLEVAANYPDTDWRYEYSPESYTGTELEYAKEVCDAVVDIIDPTPAKPVILNLPATVEMATPNVYADSIEWMSRNLNRRDSIILSLHPHNDRGTGVAAAELGYQAGADRIEGCLFGNGERTGNVCLVTLGLNLFTRGVDPQIDFSNIDEVRRTVEYCNQLPVHERHPYGGDLVYTAFSGSHQDAINKGLDAMKVSADEQGSDIGEITWQVPYLPIDPKDVGRTYEAVIRVNSQSGKGGVAYIMKSDHGLALPRRLQIEFSQAVQRITDGEGGEVSPKAMWDVFAEEYLSPIRPLERIKQRVTAAETDGGTDHIVATVKLDGVEQDIAGEGNGPLAAFVDALSTVGYDVSVLDYSEHAMSAGDDAQAAAYVEASVTGPEGTAVTVWGAGIATSITTASLRAVVSAVNRALK; encoded by the coding sequence ATGTCACCAGCCGACGCATTCACCTCAGGCTCACGCACCATCACGCCCCCTTCTCGTCCCGCACCGAGCGACCAGCCCGTGTGGAACACGCAGAAGAACTCCTCGATGCCGACGTACAGGTATCGCCCGTTCGCCGAAGAGGTCGAACCGATCACCCTGCCGGACCGCACGTGGCCGGACAAGATCATCGATCGCACACCCCAGTGGTGCGCGGTCGACCTGCGTGACGGCAATCAGGCACTCATCGACCCGATGAGCCCCGCGCGTAAGCGTCGTATGTTCGATCTGCTGGTCCGCATGGGCTACAAACAGATCGAGGTCGGATTTCCGTCGGCCAGCCAGACCGACTTCGATTTCGTCCGCGAGATCATCGAGGACGGCGCAATTCCCGACGACGTCACCATTCAGGTCCTCACGCAGTGCCGCCCGGAACTGATCGAGCGCACTTACCTCGCCTGCGAGGGTGCCCGTAGCGTCATCGTGCACTTCTACAACTCCACCTCGATCCTCCAACGCCGCGTGGTGTTCAAAGCCGACCGCGACGTGATCAAGAAGATCGCGACGGACGGTGCGCGCAAATGCCTCGAAGTCGCGGCGAACTACCCCGACACGGACTGGCGCTACGAGTACTCCCCCGAGTCCTACACGGGAACCGAGCTGGAATACGCAAAAGAGGTGTGCGACGCCGTCGTCGACATCATCGATCCGACTCCGGCCAAGCCAGTCATCCTGAATCTGCCTGCCACAGTGGAGATGGCGACGCCGAACGTCTACGCCGACTCCATCGAATGGATGAGCCGAAATCTGAACCGGCGTGACAGCATCATCCTGTCGCTGCACCCGCACAACGACCGCGGAACCGGCGTCGCCGCAGCCGAACTCGGCTACCAGGCGGGCGCGGACCGTATCGAAGGATGCCTGTTCGGCAACGGTGAGCGTACCGGCAACGTCTGCCTGGTGACGCTGGGACTCAACCTGTTCACTCGCGGCGTCGACCCGCAGATCGACTTCTCCAATATCGACGAAGTACGCCGCACCGTCGAGTACTGCAACCAGTTGCCGGTTCACGAGCGCCACCCGTACGGCGGCGACCTGGTCTACACAGCCTTCTCCGGCAGCCACCAGGACGCCATCAACAAGGGCCTCGACGCGATGAAGGTCTCGGCAGACGAACAGGGTTCGGACATCGGCGAGATCACGTGGCAGGTGCCGTATCTGCCGATCGATCCGAAAGACGTCGGCCGCACCTACGAGGCGGTCATCCGCGTCAACTCGCAGTCCGGCAAGGGCGGCGTCGCGTACATCATGAAGTCCGATCACGGTCTGGCGCTGCCGCGTCGGCTGCAGATCGAGTTCTCGCAAGCCGTGCAGCGCATCACCGACGGTGAGGGCGGCGAGGTGTCGCCGAAGGCGATGTGGGATGTCTTCGCCGAGGAGTACCTGAGCCCGATCCGCCCACTCGAGCGAATCAAGCAACGCGTCACTGCGGCCGAAACCGACGGCGGCACCGACCATATCGTCGCGACGGTGAAGCTGGACGGCGTCGAGCAGGACATCGCAGGCGAAGGAAACGGGCCGCTCGCCGCGTTCGTCGATGCGTTGTCCACCGTCGGATACGACGTCAGCGTCCTGGACTACTCGGAGCACGCCATGTCGGCGGGCGACGACGCACAGGCCGCAGCGTACGTCGAGGCGTCCGTCACCGGACCCGAAGGAACGGCAGTCACGGTGTGGGGCGCGGGAATCGCGACCTCGATCACCACAGCATCACTGCGCGCCGTCGTATCGGCAGTCAACCGCGCACTGAAATAG
- a CDS encoding SHOCT domain-containing protein — translation MDSFWDFLWLIIVSFAFVAYLMVLFSIIGDLFRDHKTSGWVKAIWVFFLIVAPFLTALVYIIAKGGDMTKRQVRAVQHAKDEQEQYIKQVAGRTSAEEIAHAKALLDAGTITDEEFSQLKEKALR, via the coding sequence GTGGACTCGTTCTGGGACTTCCTCTGGTTGATCATCGTGAGTTTCGCGTTCGTCGCCTACCTCATGGTGCTGTTCTCGATAATCGGTGACCTCTTCCGGGACCACAAGACCTCCGGTTGGGTCAAAGCGATCTGGGTCTTCTTCCTCATCGTCGCCCCGTTCCTCACCGCATTGGTCTATATCATCGCCAAGGGCGGAGACATGACCAAGCGCCAGGTCCGCGCTGTGCAGCACGCGAAAGACGAGCAGGAGCAGTACATCAAGCAGGTCGCCGGTCGGACGTCCGCCGAGGAAATCGCGCACGCAAAAGCGCTTCTCGATGCTGGAACCATCACCGACGAGGAGTTCTCGCAGTTGAAGGAAAAGGCGCTTCGCTAG
- a CDS encoding LysR family transcriptional regulator produces the protein MNVERLRILRELADRGTVGAVAAALSLTPSAVSQQLKVLGKEAGVRLLEPDGRRLRLTDAGAALVLRADEVLGALDRAAAEMASYGASPRGRVRVALFPSGAALLLPGVLDRLRHSGTHIDASDEDLPASSVPALLADYDVVLTHRDDRAAVTAGPRIEVRGLMREPIDLVLPPDHALAGQDSVDLRQLSDEQWISVRGGFPVDDVLLSVAAVTGVRPRVVQRINDFRVTEVLIARGHGVALMPRYAVVHPGLVRLPLSGVRAGRVYELATRVGAHALPAVAAVIDAFVAEAARVSENT, from the coding sequence ATGAATGTCGAGCGGCTCAGGATCCTGCGGGAACTGGCCGACCGGGGCACTGTCGGAGCGGTGGCTGCGGCCCTGTCACTGACGCCGTCCGCGGTGTCACAACAGCTCAAAGTACTGGGGAAAGAAGCCGGGGTTCGGCTGCTCGAGCCGGACGGTCGACGCCTACGCCTCACCGACGCCGGCGCCGCGCTGGTGCTTCGAGCCGACGAGGTCCTCGGGGCGCTGGACCGAGCCGCCGCCGAAATGGCGTCGTACGGTGCGTCACCGAGAGGTCGGGTCCGCGTCGCGCTGTTCCCCTCGGGGGCGGCCTTGTTACTGCCCGGAGTGCTCGATCGTCTACGACACAGTGGCACGCACATCGACGCGAGCGACGAAGATCTTCCTGCTTCGTCTGTTCCCGCCCTGCTGGCCGACTACGACGTCGTGCTGACTCATCGCGACGATCGGGCCGCGGTGACGGCGGGACCTCGGATCGAGGTTCGTGGCCTCATGCGCGAACCGATCGACCTGGTCCTCCCGCCTGATCACGCTCTAGCCGGTCAGGACTCGGTGGACTTGCGACAGCTCTCCGACGAGCAGTGGATCAGTGTGCGCGGCGGATTCCCGGTCGACGACGTACTGCTGTCGGTGGCCGCCGTCACCGGTGTTCGGCCGCGAGTGGTGCAGCGAATCAACGACTTTCGCGTCACCGAGGTGCTGATCGCACGCGGGCACGGTGTGGCTCTGATGCCGCGTTATGCCGTCGTGCATCCCGGTCTGGTCAGGTTGCCGCTGTCCGGCGTGCGCGCCGGGCGAGTGTACGAACTGGCGACACGAGTTGGCGCACATGCTCTTCCAGCGGTAGCGGCCGTGATCGATGCGTTCGTCGCCGAAGCTGCTCGGGTGAGTGAAAACACGTGA
- a CDS encoding EamA family transporter, whose protein sequence is MNTRDRLIGLTVAVLWGLNFLAIRVGLDHFPPFFFAGFRFLVIAVPVVLFVRRPNVPLKWLLLYGFGFGFLQFAFLFAAMNAGMPTGLASLVLQSSAPFTIVLGALLLRENVTRRQILGITVAIAGMALIGYDRSQAASLIPVVLTLLAGLGWAFGNLGNRLAKSTEPMRLMLWMCVVPPIPMLILSAAAEGPMTGWHALGSSFSADGWPGLVGLGYIVLLGTIAGSGLWTILISRHPAGIVAPFSLLVPVVGIAGAWIFLDENPSALSLIGAAVVIAGCLGGMATRRTPAPLAEPLRV, encoded by the coding sequence GTGAACACCAGAGATCGCCTCATCGGACTGACCGTCGCCGTGTTGTGGGGACTGAACTTTCTGGCCATCCGCGTCGGACTCGACCACTTCCCCCCGTTCTTCTTCGCGGGCTTCCGATTTCTCGTCATTGCCGTGCCGGTCGTCCTGTTCGTCCGCCGCCCGAATGTGCCTCTCAAATGGCTATTGCTGTACGGCTTCGGCTTCGGATTCCTGCAGTTCGCGTTTCTCTTCGCCGCGATGAACGCAGGAATGCCGACCGGGCTCGCCTCACTCGTTCTGCAATCCTCGGCACCGTTCACCATCGTTCTCGGCGCGCTGCTCCTTCGCGAGAACGTGACGAGGCGTCAGATTCTCGGAATCACCGTTGCGATCGCAGGCATGGCGCTCATCGGATACGACCGGTCCCAGGCTGCCTCGTTGATTCCCGTCGTACTGACTCTGCTGGCGGGTCTCGGCTGGGCTTTCGGCAATCTCGGCAACCGACTTGCCAAGTCGACGGAACCGATGCGGCTCATGCTGTGGATGTGCGTCGTTCCGCCGATTCCGATGCTGATTCTGTCCGCTGCAGCGGAGGGCCCCATGACCGGATGGCATGCCTTGGGCTCGTCGTTCAGCGCCGACGGATGGCCCGGTTTGGTCGGTCTCGGCTACATCGTGCTGCTGGGCACGATCGCGGGGTCGGGTCTGTGGACGATCCTGATCAGCCGGCATCCCGCAGGCATCGTCGCCCCGTTCTCACTGCTGGTGCCTGTCGTCGGCATCGCCGGCGCGTGGATCTTCCTCGACGAGAACCCGAGTGCACTGTCGCTGATCGGGGCGGCCGTCGTCATCGCGGGGTGTCTGGGAGGGATGGCTACTCGCCGCACTCCGGCCCCGCTCGCCGAACCGCTCCGCGTCTAG
- a CDS encoding nuclear transport factor 2 family protein, producing the protein MTPTPEAIEKTVDAYVRSVAHGTVDDILALYAEGATVEDPVGSEVRATEASIREFYAVLEPLDQSAELVTLRIAANSAAFQFRLTTTFGENTFEVSPIDVMEFDDEGRITSMRAYWSPGDLRQVS; encoded by the coding sequence ATGACGCCAACGCCCGAGGCCATCGAGAAGACCGTCGACGCATATGTTCGTAGTGTCGCGCACGGAACCGTCGACGACATCCTCGCCCTCTACGCCGAAGGCGCGACGGTAGAGGATCCTGTGGGATCCGAGGTCAGGGCCACCGAGGCGTCGATCAGGGAGTTCTATGCAGTGCTGGAACCGCTCGACCAGAGCGCTGAACTCGTCACGTTGAGGATCGCAGCGAACAGTGCGGCCTTCCAGTTTCGCCTCACCACGACGTTCGGCGAGAACACGTTCGAAGTCTCGCCCATCGACGTGATGGAGTTCGACGACGAGGGCAGGATCACATCGATGCGCGCCTACTGGTCACCGGGGGATCTGAGGCAGGTTTCGTAG
- a CDS encoding Mur ligase family protein — MVRAGERRAAIGARGRLALRAAEAATWASRKAGRGKGSMIGGLVALKIDPDILTGLGSGRRTVVVTGTNGKSTTTRMTAAALSTLGEVATQADGANMDAGIVAALHAHFDAPLAALEVDELHVPHVCDAVSPAAVVLLNLSRDQLDRVGEINMIERKLRAGLARHPDTVVVANCDDVLVTSAAFDAPNVVWVAAGGGWAGDSVSCPRTGEPILHDGDHWYSTGSDFARPTPDWWLDETNLYGPHGLKIPMSLALPGKANRGNAAQAVAAAVTLGATPADAVAAASGVDEVAGRYSTVQYGSHSVRMLLAKNPAGWQEALSMIDPTADGLVIAVNGQVPDGEDLSWLWDVRFEHFENVAVVASGERATDLGVRLLYAGSSHTTVADPLKAIASCPPGRIEVLANYTAFRDLGRALAREVNDV, encoded by the coding sequence ATGGTTCGAGCGGGTGAGCGCAGGGCAGCAATCGGGGCGCGCGGCCGGCTGGCACTACGGGCGGCCGAGGCTGCCACGTGGGCGTCACGCAAGGCAGGCCGAGGCAAAGGATCGATGATCGGCGGCCTCGTCGCTCTGAAGATCGATCCGGACATACTCACCGGGCTCGGATCGGGTCGCCGCACGGTGGTCGTGACCGGGACGAACGGAAAATCGACGACGACTCGTATGACCGCTGCCGCGCTCTCCACGCTCGGCGAGGTGGCCACGCAGGCCGACGGCGCCAACATGGACGCGGGCATCGTCGCCGCGCTGCACGCTCACTTCGATGCACCATTGGCGGCGCTCGAAGTCGACGAGCTGCATGTGCCGCACGTATGCGACGCGGTATCCCCCGCCGCTGTCGTGCTGCTCAATCTCAGCCGCGACCAGCTCGACCGTGTCGGCGAGATCAACATGATCGAGCGCAAGCTCCGCGCCGGGCTCGCGAGGCATCCCGACACCGTCGTTGTCGCCAACTGTGACGACGTACTCGTCACCTCGGCTGCGTTCGACGCCCCGAACGTCGTGTGGGTGGCGGCCGGCGGCGGCTGGGCAGGCGACTCCGTCAGCTGTCCGCGCACCGGTGAACCGATCCTCCACGACGGCGACCACTGGTACTCGACCGGAAGCGACTTCGCCAGACCCACCCCGGACTGGTGGCTCGACGAGACGAACCTCTACGGTCCCCATGGTTTGAAAATACCGATGTCTTTGGCGCTACCGGGTAAAGCCAACCGCGGCAATGCAGCCCAGGCCGTTGCGGCGGCCGTGACGCTCGGGGCCACCCCGGCAGATGCCGTCGCTGCAGCCTCCGGTGTCGACGAGGTTGCCGGCCGATATTCGACAGTGCAGTACGGATCCCATTCCGTCCGAATGCTTCTCGCGAAAAACCCCGCCGGCTGGCAGGAAGCGCTGTCGATGATCGACCCTACCGCCGACGGTCTCGTCATCGCCGTCAACGGGCAGGTGCCCGACGGCGAGGACCTCTCTTGGCTGTGGGACGTACGGTTCGAGCATTTCGAGAACGTGGCCGTCGTCGCATCGGGAGAGCGCGCCACCGACCTGGGTGTGCGCCTGCTCTACGCCGGTTCGTCGCACACCACCGTCGCAGATCCGTTGAAGGCCATCGCATCCTGCCCGCCCGGGCGGATCGAAGTGCTCGCCAACTACACCGCGTTCCGTGATCTCGGGCGCGCGCTGGCTCGTGAGGTGAACGATGTCTGA
- a CDS encoding type 1 glutamine amidotransferase — MSESTVRIGLVLPDVMGTYGDNGNALILRQRLRMRDIDAEVVHITLSDPVPESLDVYTLGGAEDSAQRLATRHLTQHPGLQKAAARGVPVLAICAAIQVLGHWYETSSGEKVDGISLFDVTTSPQETRSIGEVVTEPTLAGLTQKLSGFENHRGGTTLGPDASALAKVTHGVGNGVGDGREGVVQGSVIGTYMHGPVLARNPELADYLLEQAVGTPLPPLELPEVTQLRRERLRR; from the coding sequence ATGTCTGAGTCCACCGTCCGCATCGGCCTCGTACTGCCCGACGTCATGGGTACTTACGGCGACAACGGCAATGCACTGATCCTGCGGCAGCGACTACGCATGCGTGACATCGACGCCGAGGTCGTGCACATCACGCTCAGTGACCCGGTTCCGGAATCCCTCGACGTCTACACCCTCGGCGGCGCCGAGGATTCCGCTCAACGATTGGCCACCCGGCACCTGACTCAGCATCCGGGCCTGCAGAAGGCCGCCGCACGCGGCGTTCCGGTTCTGGCGATCTGCGCCGCCATCCAGGTCCTGGGACATTGGTACGAGACGTCGTCCGGCGAAAAGGTCGACGGCATATCCCTGTTCGACGTGACGACGTCGCCGCAGGAGACCCGTTCGATCGGCGAAGTGGTCACCGAGCCGACACTGGCCGGGCTGACCCAGAAGCTGTCCGGTTTCGAGAACCATCGCGGCGGAACGACCCTCGGACCCGACGCCTCCGCGTTGGCCAAGGTCACCCACGGCGTCGGAAACGGCGTCGGCGACGGCCGAGAAGGCGTCGTACAGGGGTCGGTGATCGGTACGTACATGCACGGTCCCGTCCTCGCCAGGAACCCCGAGCTCGCGGATTACCTGTTGGAGCAGGCGGTGGGGACGCCGTTGCCGCCCCTGGAACTCCCGGAGGTCACGCAGCTGAGGCGGGAGCGGCTTCGTCGCTAG
- a CDS encoding type IV toxin-antitoxin system AbiEi family antitoxin domain-containing protein has translation MNGHRFDPDILDPQHGILTTVQLRAGGVSPKAIRHQVESGAWLRVFRNVIAVTNGPLTWEMKLRAALLYGGRGALISHDTAAFEWGMSRKSDGPIHVTVPRGCSAINQPAVLRANQARPTSVHNLEIHPGVSMHRSLAIEHIGVDFDPPRTSKPDTAMDLAVAAETAKEATVLFVDALSAGGVSVSTMRKKIELRRPRRYRRALLDALVVLADGIQSVLEYRYAMDVESAHGLPRGTRQAPVHVGGRTLFEDVEYGAGRLTIRLDGQQFHSARQVRFRDRARDNAAEVDGRARLSYGWDEVAHDPCGVYREVRDVLIREGWSDSSFPCDRCSVARLGAQEGA, from the coding sequence ATGAACGGTCACCGGTTCGATCCCGATATCTTGGACCCACAGCACGGCATCTTGACCACGGTCCAACTCCGAGCGGGTGGCGTCTCGCCCAAGGCCATTCGTCATCAGGTCGAGTCGGGCGCATGGCTACGCGTGTTCAGGAACGTCATTGCAGTGACCAACGGACCTCTGACGTGGGAAATGAAGCTACGCGCTGCGCTTCTCTACGGTGGCCGCGGTGCACTGATCAGTCATGACACCGCCGCGTTCGAATGGGGCATGTCTCGAAAGTCGGACGGACCGATCCATGTGACGGTTCCGCGCGGATGCTCCGCGATCAACCAACCCGCGGTACTGCGCGCCAACCAGGCCAGGCCCACGTCCGTGCACAACCTGGAGATTCATCCGGGGGTTTCCATGCATCGATCCCTTGCCATCGAGCACATCGGCGTCGATTTCGATCCGCCGCGAACGAGCAAACCCGATACCGCGATGGATCTCGCTGTAGCCGCCGAGACCGCGAAAGAGGCGACGGTGCTCTTCGTGGATGCTCTGTCGGCCGGCGGGGTCTCCGTGAGCACTATGCGCAAGAAGATCGAGCTCAGGCGCCCGAGGCGCTACCGGCGGGCACTGCTCGACGCCTTGGTCGTGCTCGCGGACGGAATCCAGTCGGTGTTGGAGTATCGCTACGCCATGGATGTGGAGAGTGCGCACGGACTGCCCAGGGGTACTCGCCAGGCGCCCGTGCACGTCGGCGGACGAACGTTGTTCGAGGATGTCGAGTACGGCGCTGGGCGGCTGACCATTCGACTCGACGGTCAACAGTTCCACTCGGCCAGGCAGGTTCGGTTTCGAGATCGTGCTCGAGACAACGCTGCGGAGGTCGACGGTCGGGCCAGGCTTTCGTATGGCTGGGACGAGGTCGCTCACGACCCGTGCGGCGTATACCGCGAAGTCCGCGACGTCCTCATCCGCGAAGGTTGGTCGGACTCGTCTTTTCCGTGCGATCGATGCTCAGTGGCACGATTAGGTGCCCAGGAGGGCGCTTGA
- the recR gene encoding recombination mediator RecR: MYEGPVQDLIDELGKMPGVGPKSAQRIAFHLLGVEPPEVERLIKALQRVRDGVQFCTMCGTVSDKELCRICADPRRDRSIICVVEEPKDVQAVERTREFKGRYHVLGGALDPLNGVGPDQLRIRELLMRVGNQDDGVDVAEVIVATDPNTEGEATATYLVRMMRDFPGLSVTRLASGLPMGGDLEFADELTLGRALTGRRPL; this comes from the coding sequence GTGTACGAAGGTCCTGTTCAGGATCTGATCGACGAGCTGGGCAAGATGCCAGGCGTCGGCCCGAAAAGCGCACAGCGCATAGCTTTTCATCTCCTCGGCGTCGAACCGCCCGAAGTGGAAAGGCTGATCAAGGCACTCCAGCGAGTTCGCGACGGAGTTCAGTTCTGCACGATGTGCGGCACTGTGTCGGACAAAGAGCTGTGCAGAATCTGCGCAGATCCTCGCCGTGATCGCAGCATCATCTGCGTAGTGGAGGAGCCCAAGGACGTGCAAGCCGTCGAGCGCACCCGTGAATTCAAGGGCAGGTACCACGTTCTCGGTGGAGCCCTTGATCCGCTCAACGGCGTGGGGCCCGACCAACTCCGGATCCGCGAGTTACTGATGCGCGTCGGAAATCAGGACGACGGCGTCGATGTCGCCGAGGTCATCGTTGCAACCGATCCGAATACCGAGGGTGAAGCGACCGCGACTTACCTCGTCCGAATGATGCGCGATTTCCCAGGGTTGTCGGTCACCCGGCTTGCCTCCGGCCTCCCGATGGGTGGGGATCTCGAGTTCGCGGACGAGCTCACGCTGGGACGTGCGCTTACGGGTCGTCGGCCGCTGTAG
- a CDS encoding YbaB/EbfC family nucleoid-associated protein: MQPGEQPDIASIMQQAQQMQQQLMAAQAEIAEAEVSGQAGGGLVTATVKGTGELVSLVIDPKVVDPEDVETLQDLVIGAIADASKSASAVAAEKLGPLAGGLGGGSLGLPGF, from the coding sequence GTGCAACCCGGTGAACAGCCCGATATCGCTTCGATCATGCAGCAAGCCCAGCAGATGCAGCAGCAGTTGATGGCTGCGCAGGCGGAAATCGCCGAAGCCGAGGTATCGGGTCAGGCAGGTGGGGGACTCGTCACCGCGACGGTCAAGGGCACCGGCGAACTGGTGTCCCTCGTGATCGATCCGAAGGTCGTCGACCCCGAAGACGTCGAGACTTTGCAGGACCTCGTCATCGGAGCGATCGCCGACGCGTCGAAGTCCGCTTCAGCCGTAGCGGCGGAAAAGCTCGGACCCCTTGCAGGCGGGCTCGGCGGCGGATCGCTCGGCCTCCCCGGCTTCTGA
- a CDS encoding siderophore-interacting protein, giving the protein MQLPEPGLVPEPHTMQTLAVARPRPGVVRMTSLLSSDCYRPGWDERAIAAHLRFPGVPTRDFEVRRFDAERGILDVDFTPTGEKSIMRLWLDSVEVGTRTRIAGQDSDSFPNFVGGKRVLMFVDEASVPAAAALLENWPPSAQGTLWIDTAQPLDIAELPAADGVTVVSFHVEMGFDPLITAARRVELDSSTTVWAAGERSRMDAIRATCVAAGLPPNDIRVFGYWSAELHCRQQA; this is encoded by the coding sequence GTGCAGCTACCTGAACCTGGCCTGGTGCCGGAGCCACACACGATGCAGACACTGGCGGTCGCCCGACCGAGACCCGGTGTGGTTCGGATGACGTCCTTGCTGTCCTCCGACTGCTACAGACCTGGCTGGGACGAACGGGCGATTGCCGCACATTTGCGGTTCCCGGGTGTGCCGACTCGCGACTTCGAAGTCCGCAGATTCGATGCCGAGCGCGGAATCCTCGACGTCGACTTCACCCCTACTGGAGAAAAGTCCATCATGCGATTGTGGCTTGACTCTGTCGAGGTAGGAACGCGGACGCGGATCGCCGGGCAGGATTCCGACAGTTTCCCGAACTTCGTCGGCGGGAAGCGGGTACTGATGTTCGTGGACGAGGCATCGGTGCCTGCAGCGGCGGCACTCCTCGAGAACTGGCCGCCGTCCGCGCAGGGCACCCTGTGGATCGACACGGCTCAACCGCTCGACATTGCAGAACTACCTGCAGCCGACGGTGTCACTGTCGTCAGCTTCCACGTGGAGATGGGTTTCGACCCGCTGATCACTGCCGCTCGCCGCGTCGAACTCGATTCGAGCACCACTGTCTGGGCTGCGGGTGAACGCTCTCGAATGGATGCAATTCGAGCCACCTGCGTGGCCGCAGGCCTTCCCCCCAACGACATACGGGTTTTCGGGTACTGGTCGGCCGAGCTGCACTGCCGCCAGCAGGCGTGA
- a CDS encoding TetR/AcrR family transcriptional regulator encodes MHDLERPISPRRKRVTEANLIEAGIALTLQKLTVKAVAEQLGVSIVAVYNNIEDLHSLKTAVAEEILRRWDFPMPTDADTFEEALMNLSLGLRSLVHRNPGIAHYLVNIGPESPMAIGRIDGVQQRYSTLFELSPMQARWAVTTVAEHAVALAELVHVADPAPDDDAAMLARTDLTLIPLTVDGKVRSAATNFEWSMRAVIMGATTIIDHPRFGLY; translated from the coding sequence GTGCACGATCTGGAGCGTCCGATCTCGCCTCGCCGCAAGCGGGTGACCGAGGCGAACCTCATCGAGGCGGGAATCGCGCTGACCTTGCAGAAATTGACCGTCAAAGCAGTGGCGGAGCAACTCGGAGTCAGCATCGTAGCGGTCTACAACAACATCGAGGATCTGCATTCACTCAAGACGGCTGTAGCGGAGGAGATTCTCCGACGGTGGGACTTTCCGATGCCCACAGATGCCGACACGTTCGAAGAAGCGCTGATGAACTTGAGCCTCGGCCTCAGATCTCTGGTTCATCGCAACCCGGGCATTGCGCACTATCTGGTCAACATCGGACCGGAGTCTCCGATGGCTATCGGTCGGATAGACGGAGTTCAGCAGCGATACTCGACGCTCTTCGAGCTCTCCCCGATGCAGGCGCGCTGGGCAGTGACCACCGTGGCTGAGCACGCGGTGGCCCTCGCCGAACTGGTACACGTCGCAGACCCAGCGCCCGACGACGACGCGGCCATGTTGGCACGAACCGATCTGACGCTGATTCCGCTGACGGTGGACGGCAAGGTCCGCAGCGCGGCTACGAACTTCGAGTGGTCGATGCGCGCCGTCATCATGGGCGCAACGACGATCATCGACCACCCGCGGTTCGGTCTGTACTAG
- a CDS encoding SRPBCC family protein: protein MAQVSASSSITIAKAPDQVLTALVDYETVRPRILPEQYLDYTVISGGQGNGTVAAWTLQATSKRSRNVKATVTVEGSKIVERDANSSLVTTWTVAPAGSGSEVTTTTEWKGAGGIGGFFEKTFAPLGLKKIQAATLANLEKEVH, encoded by the coding sequence GTGGCACAGGTAAGCGCCAGCAGCTCGATCACCATCGCCAAGGCGCCGGATCAGGTGTTGACGGCATTGGTCGACTACGAGACCGTGCGCCCGCGCATCCTTCCCGAGCAGTACCTCGACTACACCGTCATCTCGGGCGGCCAAGGAAACGGAACCGTCGCGGCGTGGACGCTGCAGGCAACCTCCAAGCGCTCGCGCAACGTCAAGGCCACGGTCACCGTGGAGGGATCGAAGATCGTCGAACGTGACGCCAACTCGTCGCTCGTCACGACCTGGACCGTCGCACCTGCTGGTTCAGGCAGCGAAGTTACGACGACGACCGAGTGGAAGGGCGCGGGCGGGATCGGCGGGTTCTTCGAGAAGACGTTCGCGCCTCTGGGATTGAAGAAGATCCAGGCTGCGACTCTTGCAAACCTGGAAAAGGAAGTTCACTAG